The proteins below come from a single Metarhizium brunneum chromosome 1, complete sequence genomic window:
- the ABCP2 gene encoding ABC1 family protein MCP2, whose amino-acid sequence MSALTIPRIATRLGPRTWTCSACQGQLAVANSHPFGGLRRFASARGSSQGANGNGRRGSRSRRVLLFASASAAGVASTALAFTDEIRNSYESMERTGRVVAALAICINDYRTTLNAKATIQDEEEQTKVLQACHKRCAERTFKVLEKNGGIFIKLGQHLSAMNYLLPPEWTTTFVPLQDKCPVSSFASIEDMFRKDTNGELWDIFSEFSSEPIGAASLAQVHLATLKESGRKVAVKVQHPDLEAFAPLDLALTKYTFSTLKRFFPEYDLEWLSSEMEVSLPKELDFQEEADNAMRMKAHFAKMPELPLVIPEVIWAKKRIIVMACESGARPDDLEYLDKNGIDRDEVSATLARIFNEMIFGDGAPLHCDPHGGNIAIRKNNARRGIGRGPNFDVILYDHGLYRDIPLPLRRSYAKMWLAVIDGDMDRMKKYSHEVAGIGDQDFPLFASAITGRDFSVVSNQGSILQTRSADEEQNMSSSLQEGLIVDLVQMLSRVPRIILLILKTNDLTRSLDESLQTRQGPIRSFLILARYCTRTVFHEQLEQIRNKGSLLWPPNGLRVFAAWLGYLRVEVKLEAFELWLGVKRVLGLKVDFAGGSQL is encoded by the exons ATGAGCGCTCTTACGATCCCCCGAATAGCCACCCGGCTTGGCCCCAGAACATGGACATGCTCAGCTTGTCAGGGCCAATTGGCCGTCGCGAATTCTCACCCGTTTGGAGGACTCAGACGCTTTGCTTCGGCTAGGGGCTCATCACAAGGAGCCAACGGCAATGGTCGTAGAGGATCGCGATCTCGAAGGGTGTTGTTATTCGCCTCGGCCAGTGCAGCTGGTGTGGCGAGCACAGCGCTTGCTTTTACAGATGAAATTCGGAATAGCTACGAGTCTATGGAGCGAACCGGTAGAGTTGTTGCCGCACTGGCTATTTGTATTAATGA TTACCGTACGACACTAAACGCAAAAGCCACGATACAAGACGAGGAAGAACAAACCAAGGTCTTGCAAGCGTGCCACAAACGTTGCGCCGAGAGAACATTTAAAGTGTTGGAAAAGAATGGCGGCATTTTCATCAAGCTGGGCCAACATTTG AGCGCCATGAATTATCTCTTGCCGCCCGAATGGACAACAACTTTCGTCCCGTTGCAAGACAAGTGTCCCGTTTCGTCGTTTGCATCAATAGAAGATATGTTCCGCAAAGACACCAATGGAGAGCTATGGGACATCTTTTCTGAGTTCTCAAGTGAACCAATTGGCGCAGCCTCTCTTGCCCAGGTCCATCTAGCAACGTTGAAGGAGTCTGGTCGCAAAGTCGCCGTCAAAGTGCAGCACCCTGACCTCGAAGCATTTGCGCCTTTGGATCTCGCTCTTACAAAATACACTTTCTCTACGTTGAAACGATTCTTCCCCGAATACGACCTCGAGTGGCTTTCTTCCGAGATGGAAGTGTCGCTTCCAAAGGAACTCGACTTTCAAGAGGAGGCGGACAACGCCATGCGGATGAAGGCACATTTTGCCAAGATGCCGGAACTGCCTCTCGTCATTCCCGAGGTGATTTGGGCCAAGAAGCGTATTATAGTCATGGCCTGCGAGTCTGGTGCTCGACCCGACGACCTGGAATACCTGGACAAGAACGGAATCGACCGCGACGAGGTCTCTGCCACGCTAGCACGCATTTTCAACGAAATGATTTTCGGAGATGGCGCTCCGCTGCACTGCGATCCTCACGGTGGGAACATTGCCATTCGCAAGAACAATGCTCGCCGTGGCATCGGACGCGGCCCAAACTTTGATGTCATACTCTACGACCACGGCCTCTACAGAGATATCCCGCTGCCCTTGCGGCGCTCATACGCCAAGATGTGGCTGGCAGTCATTGACGGCGACATGGACCGCATGAAGAAGTACTCGCACGAAGTCGCCGGCATCGGCGACCAAGACTTTCCCCTCTTCGCATCCGCCATTACAGGACGTGACTTCAGCGTCGTCAGTAATCAGGGCTCTATCCTGCAGACCCGCAgtgccgacgaggagcaAAACATGAGCTCGTCCCTTCAAGAAGGGCTCATCGTCGACCTGGTCCAGATGCTCAGCCGAGTGCCGCGCATCATCCTGCTCATTCTCAAAACAAACGATCTAACACGGAGCTTGGACGAGAGCCTGCAAACTCGTCAAGGTCCTATTCGCAGCTTTTTGATTCTCGCGCGGTACTGTACACGCACCGTCTTCCATGAACAGCTAGAGCAGATTCGAAACAAGGGATCACTGCTCTGGCCGCCAAATGGTTTGAGGGTGTTTGCCGCGTGGCTGGGTTACCTGAGGGTGGAGGTGAAGCTGGAGGCCTTTGAGCTCTGGCTGGGTGTCAAGCGGGTGCTGGGTTTGAAGGTAGACTTTGCTGGCGGGTCGCAACTGTAG